Part of the Lycium ferocissimum isolate CSIRO_LF1 chromosome 6, AGI_CSIRO_Lferr_CH_V1, whole genome shotgun sequence genome, AACGCAAAAGAGTGGGGTGGGGAGATTGAATTAGCTAGGGTCTTaaaaaatatctcaaaagtgttttttcttatttaccaAATTATGTGATGGCAATTAAAGTAATATTAAACTAAATTAGGGGCAACATAAAAGAGAAATGAGACAAAATCATAAAAATGAATACATGCCACTTTTAAaagaaactctagaaaatttaaaaaaaaaaaaaaaaaaaaaaaaactgtaaagACTACAAAAAATCCTCGTTcttgctcatatatatatatatatatactagttatgtgCGTCTGCTGCTTCAAACCccaagatataaaagtagatattttaactaaagaaatataatttgtgttagtacaaggtacaacaacaacaacaatcaccatatacATTGTAGccccacaagtgggtagttatatgaaaacaaaattttcattccactcctttaatattttaacttctattttgatgaaattatttaattcaaatcaaatttggaaccgtaatttgacattataacttatgtatcataatttttgaagttatttagttctaaataaataatctatacatagttaatgaacttttaagacaaatacataatttaacttgtgcgacGGATGGAGTCACTCCTCTCTTAAtcagggattaggggttcgaacatggatatggaaaaaaaatctttggaggaagcgctccccccgaataggcgcgatgcagtgcgaattatctggattaggacctaaaagtaattaattaaaaagttttaaaaaaaattgaaaattattgtgaggactacaaaagtccccaggttcgatagcttttgaaaagtagactttaaaaacgaaaaacaaaaaaattgacgtaaataaataagattaggacataaaagtaattaattaaaaagtttttaaaaaattgaaaaattattgtgaggactacaaaagtcctcacatttgctcttatataatatagtaatatatatgaaaaacacTGTCTTTTAATAGTTTGGCAATTATGGGAAGGGTGGCAGTAGGCGGTGTGGTGTGGAGTGTTGGACGGTGCACTGGTAGGGCCATAATTCAATCTTTAATGAAattaaagcttttttttttttttattggtttgTACGCACACATTGAAATCTATTTCTTTTATATTGGtgtacacacacacagagaTTGAAATctacagattttttttttaaaattattgtgATTGCATGAACCGCTATTTTTGTTTGCCGCTATTTTTGTTTGTTCTTGTACGTAGAAATTAAAGAGTGACATCTCAATTTCAACCACAAGTTATACAGGATATTCATTTATGCTATGCATTTATTACCTTTAAATTTATGCTAGATAAGAACGAATTGTTCCACTATTGTGATTTTATCATAGGGTATTCGtttctttttcaagaaattacacaattatttttatgaatatGAGTAATGGAAGACCGGAAGGCAGTTCCGATTAGAAGTATTACTAATTAAAGgcgaattcaagatttaaacttTATTGATTCATCCTTTAATGGTTTTAGTATTGAATCTATTGTATCTTCAGAATAATGATCCATAAATGTATACTAGACATCGAAATTCTTTGGATTCAGATAAACCCAATATTAGAAGGCTGCATCCGCTTCTACCCTATTTCCTAATAGACTTAACGATACAACAATTATCGATGCAACATTCCTAAATAAGTTAGTCAGTAATATGAATCCCCTCcgattatttttctttattcaaATTCATCTGATCAAACCAGCATCAcacaaattaaaaataaaaaaggacgaAAAGTTCACAACCACAAATATTGCCAACATGATCATTCAAGCCAATTTTTGctgtttatgtttattttcaaaacttaAAAGTGTCTCTTCACATTGGTATTCCTCTATGACTTGGCCTTTGGTCCATCACAAATAACACACCGAAAGGGTAGTTCAACTATAAGTGAAGGACTGTGAAGGACTAGTGTTTAAGTGGTGAAATGGGCTTCTGCAACACACATTCTCaataattgttttaaaagtatatATTCTAgtagaattttattttaattttgacctTAATTCATTGAATGGTGATCGCAGTAGTCGGTGCAGGTAGGGCCAATATTCTATTTATATAgtagtttatttttatttttatttttattttttctttgactGGAAAGTCATCATAGTCTGTTATAGAAAATTGATGTATGGGTCTCTTAGCTTCTCTAGAGTCACCTTCGccacacaaaagaatcaagtaTGACGTTGATACAATGACTTTTAAAATGTTAATTGGAACTCTATGTCACATTCCTTCTTAGGGAGTTTAGATATTgctttccttctttctctttcttctttttgttcgATATTTCAAGAGAAGCTGACATAAAATACGATGATATAggtaaaaaataacaaaactgCAAAAACTACATCTCTAGTTATGAGTTCCCTTtaaattcttctttttcatagTTCTCGTCAAAGCAACATACAAAGTTtgttaaaataataaatcaaactTATTCGCCTTTAGCAAACTTAAATGACCAAAACTACTCAAAGTATATTTAAGGGACTACTTTGAACCTATCCTTAATATAAGTGACCATCTTAAtcgtttcttctttcttttcctataATAACTTTCTTTTGCTTTACAAATTAAATGATTTATTTAGTAGTACTTAAATAATAATTgtgattatttttaaaaagcatTTAAGGAGAGTAAAGAAAACCTTGTTGTCATAAATGCCTATTCCAAAAAGTTGTAGGCCAAGTAAAAATTTGGTGTCTTTTCCTCTGAAAGAATGGAGAACTCATTGTATTTagagcaaaaaataaaattgaagatgCAGCCAAGTAAAACATTGGAATCAATATGAACTTCACTAAACGAAGGacacaatttatatatatatatatatatatatatatatatatatatatatatatatagagagagagagagagagagagagagagagagaggcgatATCTACTAATTGAAATATGTTGTAAACCTGTTCGAAAATTTccaataatattattattgcTTTATATCCATTCACATTTGACTTCTTGATATGGCTTAAATGAATCTCCTACCCAACTATATTCGATTTGCACGATACTTATTCTTTCTCTGTGTAAAAACTGTCCAACTTACGCCTGAACTTACAATGTGCAGCATGTGCATTTGTAGCTCTCAGTTTCTCCTCTGCAACAACTTTGATTAGTTAAAACTCTCTAAACTTCACATTTTCCAGCTTGTGGGAAAGTTGCCATTGCAACTGTACCCGCTTTAGTCGTTATACCCGTGAGCTCTTCGAGCATCTATCATATGAAATGGCTCCCCATGGCAATATCAACTATTTTTAGCATCTCTTGAACATCAAAAACAGaagcaaaatcaagaaaaaaagtacATTCTTTGTGTCAACTAGCTTATAAAGGACACCCATTAACTTTACATAGAGAATTAGTTCTGAACACACAATTACTGAAGTCCATAAACATACTTACAGGGGAATATATTGATACCTTACTATTGTGCTTAGTGCTTACtacattcatttacttacttaccttagtttatatacatacgaaagcaaatatatatataattatagtTCCCCTTGTACCTCATATAATGGCCTGGTGAATGGACCTCAAATGGTTATAGCAATCATCACTGCTGCTGAAGAATACCAAACAAACCCAGCAAACATGTTTTCCACACCTACACTCAATATGGTTGCAGCCATCCACCTTCTCTATCGTGAACCCGCAAACAGGACATTTCTTCACATTCTCTTTCCCCTTTGACCATTCGATTAGAGAGAAATCAGGGTCATCCTTGAACTCCTTGTACTTCTCGCACGAGATGTAAGGGTGGTACTCGAGGTGGCAACTCCTACACGTCTCCACATAACACGCACCACAAGCAAAGGGTGTACCAACTTCTCCTGATTCGGCAACATGATAAACTGATGGGCAGTCGGGTGAGGGGCAAAACCGGTAACGACCCCCACTTGCTGCTACAAACGCCCCCAAAGAAGCCCTGAAAAGTTCCTCCAACTTCTCACTTGACAACAAAGACCTCAAATCAGAAACCAGAATATGGGCCCCACAACCTTTATGCATGCAGCACAGCGGGAAACCTTCCCGGCTTCTGATTGCAGACTCACACTGCTCCAGCAAGCACGATCGACAGAAGAAGTGGTTACAACCTTCAAGCCTATAAGCATCTTCCAGTTCACACAAGCAAATAGGGCAGTCAGCCTCATCATCCATCCTCCGATCACTTGTTTGAGCAATTTCAGAAATTATCTCCTCAACTTTTTGCTTCATCTCTTTAGTACCTTTGATAGAGATGCAATGACGCTTGGTGCTCAGAGAGAATTCTGCATCGGGCACCTTTAGTTTGAGACCACTAAGATCTGGTCCAAACTTTTGAACAACTCTTTTCATCAGGTCAAGAGGCAAAAGTGCTCCACGAAGATGCACTTCGAGTTGCTTGCTTTCATGTAACGCCAGAAGGGAGTTAACAAACCTTCGCTCAGCCATATCGATTTTGTCTGAGGAACCAAAGATTCTCACAGAAAGGCTATGTTTGTCAAAAAGAACATAGGCTCCTGTCTCCTGCTCAACCAACTTCATGATATTAGTCCCTTCTCTAGAAAATAGAAGTTGAATAACAGTTGGAGAAATTCCCACATGATCCACAATCTTGCCTTTCATCAATTGTTCCAATGGCCTTCTCAATTCTGCCACAATCTTTGTAGCACTGGCAGATATTTTAACCCTATAAGAACCATTCTCATTTCTCTCCAGATGGCACTCCACACCTGCAAAACAATCCCAAAGTCTTCTCAGCAGCCAAATACCACCTAATCAACTTGTCTCTGAAAATTATGTTTTGTTAAAGTTCATTAAAAAATCGTTTTACCAAACCCCCTTCTCATTATATCCTATAGTTTTCTGCATCTCCAGAATGGAGGAGGACAGAAATGGAGAGAGGCTAATCCGTATTATGCAGGAATACTTTTTCCAATTACCGTTTAGAATTTGACCAGACAAGTGAAATTTGTGTTGAAAGCATGACTTCCAAGTACAAGGCAAGTAATCATCACATTAACATCGAATCAGGGAGCCAATAATAAGGGTTTATGATAGAGCTCAGGTACTTTTCTTTTATCAGAAGCCAACTGTTTAACTCGAACAGCATGATTTTAGACAATCTGATATTATGGGACAAATAGTTTCAACTTGTAGCGTTTATTTAGTTTCTCCTTTACTTTCAAATGGAGAATTTGTCCAAGTCCGATGTCATTCTGTTCTAGGAAATAAGGAAACGAGAAAGTGACAGCAGTAATTTGGATCAGTGGAGGTAATGAGGTACACTAACTCTGGCCCCCTAAATTAGATAACATTTAAGCCACTGCTCAATAGTGTAGTTCCCACTTTGCCATGCCTTTTTTATGAAGAAATTCAGCAAAGATGATCATTATTTATAttagaattttcaaaaaataaaatcagaaaGAGGAAATACAATTTGGAGCAGTACAAGATACCTTCTCTTCGCTGGAGGCGTGCGAGTAAAGAATCCAGCTGGTTCTTGATAACACGGTAAACTGGTGCGGGACAGGAAACGGAGCTTTGAAAAAGTTGCTGACATCTTATCTTCTGCCAGGGAAGACATCCAGACAAAACTTTGCCATCAACATGCTCCAAAGCCTGAGCTGCTTCAAGATGAAGACTTCCATCAAACATGATAGCCGCTCGCATGTAAGTGTCCTTTGGTTCGGGTTGGAAGACCTGAACACGAATAGACTGGACAAAAGGCGTTTTTTTAGGCATGAAGGGGGATATTTCTCTCCTAAGTGCTTCTTCACAAGCAGCCACGGGAGGATTTTCCACAGCATTTCCTCTCACCAAGAAGAAATCCAGAATTTTCCTTTCTGTTGCTGCACTCAAAACCTCAAATATCTCTGGCTCAGAAAGATCGGTATTAAGTCCTGAAATTACTACGCTGTCAAAGAACTTATTGCTTGGCTTTGAACGGACAAAGAATCCACCTATCATCACACAAGAGAAATCATTTACCATAAAGGCAACATCATGTGGCTCACATTTTACAATACCTACACCGTTACTGCATCTACGAGGCCAATTTACTCTAGCTCTGAGGACAGAGGAGAACTGCTTTTGATCATTAGAAAATACACTCCTCGAAGGAACAACTTTTAGAAAGCCACCACTACATTCTACCTGATTCAACAACGTAGCTTGTTTAGCAGCATCAGGGGAAAGATATGTCACCCTGCCCCATCTATTCTCCTCATGGTCGTGGGCCATACCTGAGGACTTTTGCACCGCACAAATATCACCTGATGTGTTTCTCTCCAAAAACATCAGCAGTTCCTTATCGTCAACTGCTTttgtatttgaatgaaatatgtCAACAGCTAAGAATCTCTTCTTAAGCTCCAAATGTTTAACAATTGCACCAGCTCCAAAAAGGGCAACTGCGGCCGATGCAGCCGATCCCCCACTGAATAGGCATTTCTCCAAGCATTCATTCTGCAACAACTTGCTTTCATGCTCGAGTGCATCAGTCACTTGGCCCGAAACACTCTCCATGTCACTGGATGAAGCATATAAGAAAACCTCATTCTTATCAACATTAACTTGAATGCCAATCCTTTCATCCATACATTTAGTTCTAATGCGTGAAACAAGGTTATTGACACAACTGTTAGATTTTCCACAGAATCTTTTCAACGACATAGTCCCAAAACCTGTCAAAACCTTCTTTTCCAGCTTTTGGGCATCCATCTCCAGAAAATTAAACAATGGGGAAGGACTAAGAGTAGAAAGAGAACTAAAGTCAAATGCAGTAACGCAGACCAGATACTCATTAGCTGCAGCAAggatttcaccaaaaactacccAGGTCGGTCGTCGATCAAAATTTAACAGCGAACAGGACGGATGTAGTTGGATGCACTTCCCACTGAGTGCAACCTCATAACCTAGTTGGTCGTATCCAGAATACATAGCAACATTCTCTGCCAGTGAAGAAAGTAATATACTTTTTAAAGATTCATCATGCTTGGTAAGCACCTGCGGATCCCAACACCAGTAGCTTGCAATAATGACATTAAGTTCAGTCTGGAGGCAAGCTTCAAGCTCTTGCACTGTCTCCTCGCATCTTCTCATGGATTTGGCATTGATGCTATTATCCCAACACCAGGCATTCTTCATTCCCTTAGGCACAGCCTCCCATTCCTTGTAAACAGAAAGTAAAGTGAAGAGATCACCATTTGGATGGCAAAATTGCACCTTCAAGCAATCAGATTTTAGCTTGTCTCCTTCAGAACCAACCCGACAAAAAATGCTGCTGGAATTAGCCATAACAGCAGCAAGAACAACACCTTCTCTACCCAAACGTTGATCAAAACAACTGAGGATCAATTTGCCTAACCGAGGTTCAATACCCAACTTGATAATTTTGTGTCCGTCTGTAGTTAATTCATAAGCATCATCTTCCTGCCTAACAGCTCCTAACTGAACAAGATTTCTGGTGGCCATCTCAATAGCTTTAGGGCTAGGTGCgtcaacaaaatcaaaatcttGCACATTCTTGATGCCCAGAGCAAGAATCCTCAGCACTGCAACACCAAGATGAACCTTGCGAATTTCAGGTTCCTGATGACGAGCCATACCTTCAAAATCACTTTCTGAGTACAGTCTATAACATGTTCCTGGCCCAGTTCTCCCAGCACGGCCAGCCCGTTGCTTAGCTGAGCTCTGGCTGACATTGCATATCCTGAGAATACTCATGCAAGTGCCAGGTTCAAACCTGCTTTCTTTGACCATACCAGAATCAACAACATATTTAACCCCTGGAATTGTCAATGATGTCTCAGCAACATTTGTAGTGAATATTACCTTTCTCTTGCCCGGATAGCTGAGAAAAACTCTATGctgctcttcataggatagTTTGCCATGTAAAGGTAAAACAACAGCTGACGGTGCTTGAAACTTCTCACAAGCCCACTCAACTTCAATCTGAGAAGTCAAGAAAGCTAGAATTGTTCCCTCTCCCTCTGTTTCATGGATTTCAGTCACCATCTTGACAACATCATAGACATAGGAGGAGATAGGGCCAACACCAAAACATCCAGTGGATTCACAGGGAACATACTTAATATCTACAGGAAAAGTTCTACCAGCCACATGGAACGTTCCGCAGCCAAAGAAGTAATCCGCAAGCTGGTCAGCATCAGCTGTGGCAGACATAATAACAAGCCTCAGATCAAGCCTCTGAAGGAGCAGATTCTTTATCAATGCTAAAAGTAGATCAGTGTTTAGGCTTCTTTCATGTGCCTCATCAATAATGATACATGAAATCTTGGACAAAGTCTTATCGACCATATAGTGCTGTAGAAGGCAATTATCCGTCATAAATACTACCTTAGAATTAAACTTCTGACCAGACGAATATGACCGATAGCAGATGATTGAGCTATCTTCATAACACCCTTCGCTTTCCTGTTCAACCCTTTGTGCCAAAGAATTGGCAGCAAGTTTCCGGGGCTGAGTGCAAACTATAGACCCATTACCAGTTACCCCACAATCAGCAAGGAATTGAACCAATTGCGTACTTTTTCCTGACCCAGTCTCGCCAATTAAGACAGTCACCTACGAGATACAGCCATCCAGATTACAAAAGTAAATATATAAGGAAAACACATAATCAAACTCAAACAACTTAACACCGATGACTGGTAAATAACTAATAGTATTACACAAGTACacaaggagcaattgaaaggtCTCCGGAAATAGAGAATTCAACAATCTCAAATATCCCTTTTTCCGAAGCCCAATATGAAGTAAGTATTCCTGCTCCTGCTATTCAGCACAGTAACCACGAgaaggatttaagttatatgcatATTCACCAGGGCAATAATGGATCTAAGTTACATATACCGCCATTGTAGAAATCTCTATACACCATCAGTGATTTTAACCTACAAGTAAGTCATCATTTTTTAAGAGGTTACCAATTAATGCTTATAAGGAAATTTACATGTAACCACCGCCAAGTGACCTGATTgtctaaataatttttacacaGTAAGTGTGGAACCTTAACTCTAAACAAGATTAAGAAGATGATAGATTAGGCACCTATTGATAATATATTTGCCTAAGTATTTGCTGCCGAAAAGCGAAAATCGGCAAGCCATCATCAAGCCTACTCACTCCCTCATCATCAAGCAATGATTTTTATTCCAATCAAAATCAATGCCAATCTTAATCACACTTAAACCCTCCTCGTCCTCAAAACCCTCCCTTTCCTCCAAATGTTGAATAATACAttcaattcctcttttaaaCTCCTCTATCCTCTCTGTTATCAAATTCCTTtccttccattttcttcaaaatctcatTACACACCCTCAAATTATTCCTATTCTAGAGTAATTTCGCCAATTCACTAATTTTATCACTCATCAATTCCACTTTCTGCTCCAACAATTCACCTTCTACTAACAACCCCTTTCCAAAAATACCATTTTTATCCTACCCTTCAGTTCATCCTCATCAgaaggatttaagttatatccATACAATCAATCAAGTTTAAACTACAAGTTAGTTACCATTTTACGAGGTTACATATTAATGCTTATAAAGACATTTACATGTAATAATTTCAACAGTCGCGCACATAACTTAAACCCTAACGAGaataagaaaacatgaataGATTAGGCACCTGGTGATAATGTATTTGTCTAAGTATCTGCTCCCGGAAAGCAAAAATCGGCAAGCAATCATCAAGCCTACGATACTCCCTCATCATCAAACAATGAACTTTATTCCAATCGAACTCTCTCCCAATCTTCATCACACTTAAACTCTCCTTATCCTCCTCAAAACCCTTTTCCTCCAATTCTTGAATAATACAttcaattcctcttttaaaCTCAtcaaatccctttctttctcaagACCCTcccttttcttcaaaatttcattACACTCCCTCAAATTATTCCTATTCTTGAGTAATTTGGACAATTCAGTAATCTCATCACACACCAATTCcaatttcttcttccacttTTTAAACAATTCACCCGTTACTAACAACCCCTTTCAATTCCTTGCAAAAATACCATTTTTACCCTACCCTTCAATTCTTCCTCATGAGATGGTACCTCAAAGTTGGTAACATTTACAATAGTTTAGGgcattttagtaaacttacaagttacaatacaatcaaacaaaacaataaaaTTGTTACTAAAATATAGTCTATCCAATCATTGTATCTACAAAACAGTACAATACGAAACATTATGAAACGATGTGTGACAATGATTCAACCAAAGTGCAAACTCTAATCATCATACTACTCTAAAAGTGGGAACATCTAAAGTGCAAAgttgaattaccaaaatgtccatcaaatattgaacgacCATTTCACCCTTTAGTTAACTCTTATTTTTATCATATTTTTGTACCAAAAGGTAAATCTACCTTCCAATAAGATGAGGTTATAAATGAATGGGGTTAAATAATAAAACATCGACGCGGCGTTTCAGCCTAGCACTTAACGCAAAATTCAATGTCATGGAAGTGCTTTAACCTTCCAATATATGTTGCAAAAATATGGAGAATTTCAGTAGTTACTTTGAATAATTTAGTATAGACAAAATTCATTTGATCAATTTAATACAAAATTATATTCTTCTATTAAATGCTATTATtatttgtatatacataatatagAATGATAAATTCATTATATTTAGGTAACATATGGATTATTATATGTTTGCACCTAATAACATAATGTAATTCATTATACATTTTACCTATCTAACAAAATTTAGTTGTTCAATTTTGCACTcaatgtaaaaatataaatatacattcaacaaaataataaaaaggaagtaaaaaatagtaaaaattGGAAGAAGATAAATGTGGAAGACATTATCACCATAAATGTGAAACGGTTTTGGGACTATTTGTTTGCTTTATTAAATAGAGATTTGATGATTggattataagaaaattaattGTCTCAATGTATTTAGTGCTCCAATTTTTCCTATTCCTTTCATGCTTACTTCTTAAATTACATAATTATAGGAGGACTGATAGCAGATTCAAGTCGGAACACCGTGGTCGTGCTTTAGTGCAG contains:
- the LOC132060404 gene encoding ATP-dependent RNA helicase DEAH11, chloroplastic-like isoform X1, which translates into the protein MHTPDSSSYNRRFPAPAMYSHRQTYRPVYHSSKFEPPTNLHKKSPNFVIQLHNTCNRRISRYELSCLIEKLPFCPRNWFVFTKGFILGSLLYDQWSETLEVVVELWRMKVSGDYSFVPWVKRNVEVPSDEVELKYRVKIVFLEKLKGLLGKGDVLEKWEKKLELVNVEISELSRVLKGRNNLRVCSEVLKKREGLEKERDLIKKRVDEFKRGIECIIKELEEKDGYDEGLRVIRIGREFDWERVYCLMTRECRRLDDGLPIFAYREQILRQIHYHQVTVLIGETGSGKSTQLVQFLADCGVTGNGSIVCTQPRKLAANSLAQRVEQESEGCYEDSSIICYRSYSSGQKFNSKVVFMTDNCLLQHYMVDKTLSKISCIIIDEAHERSLNTDLLLALIKNLLLQRLDLRLVIMSATADADQLADYFFGCGTFHVAGRTFPVDIKYVPCESTGCFGVGPISSYVYDVVKMVTEIHETEGEGTILAFLTSQIEVEWACEKFQAPSAVVLPLHGKLSYEEQHRVFLSYPGKRKVIFTTNVAETSLTIPGVKYVVDSGMVKESRFEPGTCMSILRICNVSQSSAKQRAGRAGRTGPGTCYRLYSESDFEGMARHQEPEIRKVHLGVAVLRILALGIKNVQDFDFVDAPSPKAIEMATRNLVQLGAVRQEDDAYELTTDGHKIIKLGIEPRLGKLILSCFDQRLGREGVVLAAVMANSSSIFCRVGSEGDKLKSDCLKVQFCHPNGDLFTLLSVYKEWEAVPKGMKNAWCWDNSINAKSMRRCEETVQELEACLQTELNVIIASYWCWDPQVLTKHDESLKSILLSSLAENVAMYSGYDQLGYEVALSGKCIQLHPSCSLLNFDRRPTWVVFGEILAAANEYLVCVTAFDFSSLSTLSPSPLFNFLEMDAQKLEKKVLTGFGTMSLKRFCGKSNSCVNNLVSRIRTKCMDERIGIQVNVDKNEVFLYASSSDMESVSGQVTDALEHESKLLQNECLEKCLFSGGSAASAAVALFGAGAIVKHLELKKRFLAVDIFHSNTKAVDDKELLMFLERNTSGDICAVQKSSGMAHDHEENRWGRVTYLSPDAAKQATLLNQVECSGGFLKVVPSRSVFSNDQKQFSSVLRARVNWPRRCSNGVGIVKCEPHDVAFMVNDFSCVMIGGFFVRSKPSNKFFDSVVISGLNTDLSEPEIFEVLSAATERKILDFFLVRGNAVENPPVAACEEALRREISPFMPKKTPFVQSIRVQVFQPEPKDTYMRAAIMFDGSLHLEAAQALEHVDGKVLSGCLPWQKIRCQQLFQSSVSCPAPVYRVIKNQLDSLLARLQRREGVECHLERNENGSYRVKISASATKIVAELRRPLEQLMKGKIVDHVGISPTVIQLLFSREGTNIMKLVEQETGAYVLFDKHSLSVRIFGSSDKIDMAERRFVNSLLALHESKQLEVHLRGALLPLDLMKRVVQKFGPDLSGLKLKVPDAEFSLSTKRHCISIKGTKEMKQKVEEIISEIAQTSDRRMDDEADCPICLCELEDAYRLEGCNHFFCRSCLLEQCESAIRSREGFPLCCMHKGCGAHILVSDLRSLLSSEKLEELFRASLGAFVAASGGRYRFCPSPDCPSVYHVAESGEVGTPFACGACYVETCRSCHLEYHPYISCEKYKEFKDDPDFSLIEWSKGKENVKKCPVCGFTIEKVDGCNHIECRCGKHVCWVCLVFFSSSDDCYNHLRSIHQAII
- the LOC132060404 gene encoding ATP-dependent RNA helicase DEAH11, chloroplastic-like isoform X2: MKIGREFDWNKVHCLMMREYRRLDDCLPIFAFREQILRQIHYHQVTVLIGETGSGKSTQLVQFLADCGVTGNGSIVCTQPRKLAANSLAQRVEQESEGCYEDSSIICYRSYSSGQKFNSKVVFMTDNCLLQHYMVDKTLSKISCIIIDEAHERSLNTDLLLALIKNLLLQRLDLRLVIMSATADADQLADYFFGCGTFHVAGRTFPVDIKYVPCESTGCFGVGPISSYVYDVVKMVTEIHETEGEGTILAFLTSQIEVEWACEKFQAPSAVVLPLHGKLSYEEQHRVFLSYPGKRKVIFTTNVAETSLTIPGVKYVVDSGMVKESRFEPGTCMSILRICNVSQSSAKQRAGRAGRTGPGTCYRLYSESDFEGMARHQEPEIRKVHLGVAVLRILALGIKNVQDFDFVDAPSPKAIEMATRNLVQLGAVRQEDDAYELTTDGHKIIKLGIEPRLGKLILSCFDQRLGREGVVLAAVMANSSSIFCRVGSEGDKLKSDCLKVQFCHPNGDLFTLLSVYKEWEAVPKGMKNAWCWDNSINAKSMRRCEETVQELEACLQTELNVIIASYWCWDPQVLTKHDESLKSILLSSLAENVAMYSGYDQLGYEVALSGKCIQLHPSCSLLNFDRRPTWVVFGEILAAANEYLVCVTAFDFSSLSTLSPSPLFNFLEMDAQKLEKKVLTGFGTMSLKRFCGKSNSCVNNLVSRIRTKCMDERIGIQVNVDKNEVFLYASSSDMESVSGQVTDALEHESKLLQNECLEKCLFSGGSAASAAVALFGAGAIVKHLELKKRFLAVDIFHSNTKAVDDKELLMFLERNTSGDICAVQKSSGMAHDHEENRWGRVTYLSPDAAKQATLLNQVECSGGFLKVVPSRSVFSNDQKQFSSVLRARVNWPRRCSNGVGIVKCEPHDVAFMVNDFSCVMIGGFFVRSKPSNKFFDSVVISGLNTDLSEPEIFEVLSAATERKILDFFLVRGNAVENPPVAACEEALRREISPFMPKKTPFVQSIRVQVFQPEPKDTYMRAAIMFDGSLHLEAAQALEHVDGKVLSGCLPWQKIRCQQLFQSSVSCPAPVYRVIKNQLDSLLARLQRREGVECHLERNENGSYRVKISASATKIVAELRRPLEQLMKGKIVDHVGISPTVIQLLFSREGTNIMKLVEQETGAYVLFDKHSLSVRIFGSSDKIDMAERRFVNSLLALHESKQLEVHLRGALLPLDLMKRVVQKFGPDLSGLKLKVPDAEFSLSTKRHCISIKGTKEMKQKVEEIISEIAQTSDRRMDDEADCPICLCELEDAYRLEGCNHFFCRSCLLEQCESAIRSREGFPLCCMHKGCGAHILVSDLRSLLSSEKLEELFRASLGAFVAASGGRYRFCPSPDCPSVYHVAESGEVGTPFACGACYVETCRSCHLEYHPYISCEKYKEFKDDPDFSLIEWSKGKENVKKCPVCGFTIEKVDGCNHIECRCGKHVCWVCLVFFSSSDDCYNHLRSIHQAII